Proteins encoded by one window of Haliotis asinina isolate JCU_RB_2024 chromosome 6, JCU_Hal_asi_v2, whole genome shotgun sequence:
- the LOC137287186 gene encoding con-Ins Im2-like — protein MEGLKTGRCPLVFLGVLFLHVGWVLGDWEHSCSLETKREGPQGICGSRLPDVLDLVCRVYGGYTEKWFRKRSDEDSKNRIKDIILGKRDALAYLSKRSTSSFGEQGITCECCYHRCSYSELRQYCKSSQLTGGRRPLHLGRK, from the exons ATGGAAGGGCTGAAGACAGGAAGGTGCCCCCTCGTATTCCTGGGTGTTCTATTTCTGCACGTCGGCTGGGTGCTGGGAGACTGGGAACACTCGTGTTCACTAGAGACAAAGAGGGAGGGACCACAAGGGATCTGTGGGTCACGTCTTCCTGATGTGCTGGACCTCGTGTGTCGGGTGTACGGGGGCTACACCGAGAAGTGGTTCCGGAAGCGGAGTGACGAAG atAGTAAAAACAGAATAAAAGATATTATTTTAGGAAAAAGGGATGCTCTCGCCTATCTTAGTAAACGAAGCACAAGCTCATTCGGCGAACAGGGAATCACCTGCGAATGTTGTTACCACAGGTGTTCTTACTCAGAGCTCCGGCAATACTGCAAATCGTCACAGTTAACAGGGGGCCGACGGCCACTACACCTGGGGCGCAAATAG